The following are from one region of the Salmo trutta chromosome 22, fSalTru1.1, whole genome shotgun sequence genome:
- the LOC115158081 gene encoding growth arrest and DNA damage-inducible protein GADD45 beta, which produces MTLEELVGCNITEKKMETVNQALEELLVAAQQQDCLTVGVYESAKLMNVDPDSVVLCVLATDEDVIPLQIHFTLIQAFCCDNDINILRVSGMRRLAQVLGEPSTADSNGNEPNDLHCILVTNTQCQSLKCQALQDVSNYCEESRCKNQWVPYLSLQER; this is translated from the exons ATGACTCTGGAAGAACTCGTTGGATGCAATATCACTGAGAAAAA GATGGAGACCGTGAATCAAGCACTAGAAGAACTGCTGGTGGCAGCGCAGCAACAAGACTGCCTGACTGTGGGAGTCTACGAGTCTGCAAAACTGATGAATGT TGATCCTGACAGTGTTGTGCTGTGTGTTCTGGCGACTGACGAGGATGTCATTCCACTGCAGATTCACTTCACGCTCATCCAAGCCTTCTGTTGCGACAACGACATCAACATACTGCGTGTCTCCGGCATGAGGCGCCTCGCTCAGGTTCTTGGCGAGCCAAGCACCGCTGACAGCAACGGCAACGAGCCCAATGATCTGCACTGCATCCTTGTCACT AACACCCAGTGCCAGTCTCTGAAATGCCAAGCGTTGCAGGATGTCAGCAACTACTGCGAGGAGAGCCGCTGCAAGAACCAATGGGTACCTTACCTGTCCCTGCAGGAGCGCTGA